One region of Gossypium raimondii isolate GPD5lz chromosome 6, ASM2569854v1, whole genome shotgun sequence genomic DNA includes:
- the LOC105773830 gene encoding uncharacterized protein LOC105773830 → MATASLIQAGCGFSPIFSNNSNNCSFRTGFVGPVGPHSSSSSSSSCSWSSHNLNFSSGTNSNWKHQGLRAQAMSTTTQGGFAAAGRIGNGKNEPDHLLVLVHGILASPSDWTYAEAELKRRLGRNFLIYASSCNSHTKTFAGVDGAGKRLAEEVLQVVKKRESLKRISFLAHSLGGLFARYAVAVLYSESDSSGTQSNNVTDSSDGNLQTSAPSRQGMIAGLEPVSFITLATPHLGVRGRKQLPFLLGLPLLEKLAPPIAPFVVGRTGKQLFLTDGKPSRPPLLLRMASDCEEGKFLSALGAFRNRTVYANVSYDHMVGWRTSSIRREKELVKPPSQSLDGYKHVVDVEYCPPVSSDGPHFPLEAAKAKAAAKNAPNIKNTVEYHELMEEEMIQGLQKLGWKKIDVSFHSSLWPFFAHNNIHVKNEWFHNAGAGVIAHVADTLKQQESSSSFISASL, encoded by the exons ATGGCAACAGCTTCTCTGATTCAAGCAGGGTGTGGGTTTTCTCCGATTTTCagtaataatagtaataattgtAGTTTCCGAACCGGATTCGTCGGACCGGTCGGTCCTcactcctcttcttcttcttcatcttcgtGTTCTTGGTCTTCGCACAATTTGAATTTCTCTTCCG GAACAAATAGTAATTGGAAACATCAAGGTCTTAGAGCTCAAGCAATGAGTACCACTACACAAGGAGGCTTTGCTGCGGCCGGCCGTATCGGGAATGGAAAAAACGAGCCCGATCACCTTCTTGTTCTTGTTCATGGCATCTTAGCTAG CCCTAGTGATTGGACATATGCAGAGGCCGAGTTGAAAAGGCGGCTCGGAAGGAACTTTTTGATTTATG CAAGTTCGTGTAATTCGCATACTAAAACCTTTGCCGGGGTCGATGGAGCCGGGAAGCGTTTAGCGGAAGAG GTTCTTCAAGTTGTAAAGAAGAGGGAAAGTCTGAAACGGATTTCGTTTTTAGCTCATTCTCTTGGGGGCTTGTTTGCAAGATACGCAGTCGCTGTTCTTTACTCGGAAAGTGACTCGAGTGGTACCCAGTCTAATAATGTAACCGATTCTTCGGATGGAAATTTACAAACTTCAGCCCCTTCGAGACAAGGTATGATTGCTGGACTAGAGCCGGTCAGTTTTATTACCTTGGCAACGCCACATCTCGGGGTCCGAGGGAGAAAACAG CTTCCTTTTCTATTAGGACTTCCGTTATTAGAGAAACTCGCCCCACCAATTGCTCCGTTTGTTGTTGGTCGAACTGGTAAGCAACTGTTTCTCACCGATGGCAAACCGAGCAGACCACCACTGCTTTTAAGGATGGCATCTGATTGTGAAGAGGGAAAATTTCT atCTGCCCTTGGTGCATTTCGGAATCGCACTGTGTATGCAAATGTATCTTACGATC ATATGGTTGGTTGGCGTACATCCTCTATCAGGAGGGAGAAGGAACTTGTCAAG CCCCCATCACAATCTTTGGATGGTTATAAACACGTTGTCGATGTCGAGTACTGTCCACCTGTTTCTTCTGACGGCCCTCATTTTCCTCTGGAAGCAGCCAAAGCAAAAGCAGCGGCAAAGAATGCGCCCAACATAAAAAATACAGTCGAATATCATGAACTCATGGAAG AGGAAATGATACAAGGTTTACAGAAATTAGGATGGAAAAAGATCGATGTCAGCTTTCACTCGTCGCTTTGGCCCTTTTTTGCACACAATAACATTCAC GTGAAAAACGAATGGTTTCATAACGCCGGTGCCG
- the LOC105774617 gene encoding uncharacterized protein At5g01610, whose amino-acid sequence MAEKEGGVVKKGHEEGMEMAIALLQEFDLPLGLLPLVDVIEVGFVRDTGYMWIEQKKKVEHKFKMISKLVSYDTQITGIVDKKRIKKLKGVKAKELMLWPPVNEIIVDDPPTGKIHFKSLAGVTKTFPVDAFAAGQ is encoded by the coding sequence ATGGCAGAGAAGGAAGGAGGGGTTGTGAAGAAAGGTCATGAAGAGGGAATGGAGATGGCCATTGCTCTTCTCCAAGAGTTCGACCTCCCATTAGGACTTCTCCCTCTTGTGGACGTGATCGAGGTCGGTTTTGTGAGGGATACCGGGTACATGTGGATCGagcaaaagaaaaaggttgaacaTAAATTCAAGATGATCAGTAAACTGGTCAGCTACGACACACAAATTACTGGTATTGTGGATAAGAAACGGATCAAGAAACTCAAAGGAGTTAAGGCTAAGGAGCTCATGTTGTGGCCTCCGGTGAATGAGATCATCGTCGATGATCCACCCACTGGAAAAATCCACTTCAAGAGCCTCGCTGGTGTCACCAAGACTTTCCCCGTCGATGCATTTGCTGCTGGGCAGTGA
- the LOC105774618 gene encoding probable inactive dual specificity protein phosphatase-like At4g18593 — MEATNSTDSEPVSKPQLIYRCKRCRRIVASEETIVPHERGKGEASFKWRKRSGHNIGDEEKGSTQCSSLFVEPLKWMQPVQEGYVEEKLQCMSCKSRLGSFNWAGMQCNCGAWVNPAFQLHKSRLDECYM; from the coding sequence ATGGAAGCGACGAACAGCACTGATTCGGAACCTGTTTCGAAGCCTCAATTGATCTATCGTTGCAAAAGATGCCGCAGAATCGTTGCTTCAGAGGAAACTATAGTTCCTCATGAGCGAGGGAAAGGGGAAGCAAGTTTTAAATGGAGAAAAAGGAGTGGGCATAACATTGGGGATGAAGAGAAAGGATCGACCCAATGTTCTTCCTTATTCGTTGAGCCTTTGAAGTGGATGCAACCGGTTCAAGAAGGGTATGTAGAAGAGAAACTTCAGTGTATGAGTTGTAAATCTCGGTTGGGTTCGTTTAATTGGGCAGGTATGCAATGTAATTGTGGAGCTTGGGTTAATCCTGCTTTTCAATTGCATAAGAGTAGGTTAGATGAGTGTTATATGTGA
- the LOC105774244 gene encoding protein trichome birefringence-like 38 encodes MSKKETLKNLPPPPKMGFNSQISFYFFFFFFIASLDFIQETNASEYNESRLLMKGCNLFQGKWVFDPSYPFYLPSKCPFVDPEFDCHGRPDKQYLKYAWKPDACSLPRFNGASFLGKWRGKKIMFVGDSLSLNMWESLVCMIHASVPNSKTTYVRRDPLSFVNFEEYGVTLYVYRTPYLVDIVREKVGAVLHLNSINGGKAWKGMDVLIFNSWHWWTHKGKSQAWDYIRDGSALHKDMNRLLAYYKGLSTWAKWVDTNVDTTKTKVFFQGISPTHYEGREWNQPKRSCNGELQPLSGSKYPVGAPPASAIVNTILRKMMKPVYLLDITTLSQLRKDAHPSTYSGDHSGNDCSHWCLPGLPDSWNQLLYAALLV; translated from the exons atgtCCAAAAAAGAAACTCTCAAAAatctccccccccccccaaaaatgGGTTTCAATTCCCAAATCTCAttctacttcttcttcttcttctttatagCTTCTCTTGATTTCATTCAAGAAACAAATGCAAGTGAATACAATGAGAGTAGATTATTAATGAAGGGATGCAATTTGTTTCAAGGGAAATGGGTTTTCGATCCTTCTTACCCTTTTTATCTTCCTTCTAAATGTCCTTTTGTAGATCCTGAATTTGATTGCCATGGCCGACCTGATAAACAGTATCTTAAATATGCTTGGAAACCTGATGCTTGTAGCTTGCCAAG ATTTAATGGAGCGAGTTTTCTGGGAAAATGGAGgggaaagaaaataatgttTGTGGGTGACTCGCTGAGTTTGAACATGTGGGAATCGTTGGTTTGTATGATTCATGCGTCGGTGCCCAATTCCAAGACCACGTATGTCAGAAGGGACCCTTTgtcttttgttaattttgag GAATATGGAGTGACCCTATATGTATATAGAACACCATACTTAGTGGATATAGTTAGAGAAAAAGTAGGTGCAGTGCTTCATCTAAACTCTATCAATGGCGGCAAAGCATGGAAAGGAATGGACGTTCTGATTTTCAACAGCTGGCATTGGTGGACTCACAAAGGCAAATCTCAAGC ATGGGATTATATTAGAGATGGATCAGCATTACACAAAGACATGAACCGACTTCTAGCATATTACAAAGGGCTAAGCACATGGGCTAAGTGGGTTGACACCAATGTTGACACTACCAAGACCAAGGTCTTTTTTCAAGGCATTTCTCCCACCCATTACGA GGGCAGGGAATGGAACCAACCAAAAAGGAGCTGCAATGGAGAATTACAGCCATTATCAGGCTCTAAATACCCGGTCGGTGCCCCGCCGGCCTCCGCCATCGTCAACACAATCCTTAGGAAGATGATGAAACCGGTTTACTTGCTCGACATTACGACGTTGTCGCAGCTGAGAAAAGATGCTCATCCCTCCACTTACAGCGGGGATCATTCCGGGAACGATTGTAGCCATTGGTGTCTCCCTGGATTGCCTGATTCATGGAACCAGCTTTTATATGCTGCTCTGCTTGTGTGA